One window of Buchnera aphidicola (Rhopalosiphum padi) genomic DNA carries:
- the hpt gene encoding hypoxanthine phosphoribosyltransferase produces MKHTIKVIISEKELDIRIRELGNAITKKYKNSENKIILIALLRGSFVFIADLCRRIKIEHEVDFMTTSSYGRGMISTGDVKIIKDLDEDIYNKNVLIVEDVIDSGKTLSKVLGILKLRNPKSLSICTLLDKPECREVNINIDFIGFSIPDEFIVGYGIDYAQSYRYLPYIGKVIFKK; encoded by the coding sequence ATGAAACATACTATTAAAGTTATTATTTCGGAAAAAGAACTAGATATTCGCATTCGTGAACTAGGTAATGCAATTACTAAAAAATATAAAAACAGCGAAAATAAAATAATATTAATTGCCTTACTACGTGGTTCATTTGTATTTATAGCAGATTTGTGTCGTAGAATTAAAATCGAACATGAAGTTGATTTTATGACTACTTCTAGTTACGGACGTGGAATGATATCTACTGGAGACGTAAAAATTATAAAAGATTTAGACGAAGATATTTATAATAAAAATGTTTTAATTGTTGAAGATGTTATTGATTCTGGAAAAACTTTAAGTAAAGTATTAGGTATTTTAAAATTAAGAAATCCAAAATCTTTGTCAATTTGCACTCTTCTAGATAAGCCGGAATGTCGTGAAGTTAATATTAATATTGATTTTATAGGTTTTTCTATACCTGATGAATTTATAGTTGGTTATGGAATAGATTATGCTCAATCTTATCGATATTTACCGTATATAGGAAAAGTGATTTTTAAAAAATAA
- the panC gene encoding pantoate--beta-alanine ligase, translating to MNIIKNIHLLEKKIKELKKKKKVIGLVPTMGNLHNGHIKLILLAKKYVDIVIVSIFINPMQFNNLLDFKKYPKTFEQDCYILRKEKVEILFCPDIHEMYPHGLKNYTYVDVPKLSNIIEGRARPGHFIGVTTIICKLFNLVQPNFSFFGEKDYQQLLIVKKLVKELNYPIKIISLPTIRLENGLAFSSRNKHLNSLEQEKAPYLYKTIEHTCNVIIQNKGKKIPKTINISRQYLIKKGFYIDIFDVYNSKTLNPISKENKSIIILASVWLGNTRLIDNKKIILKN from the coding sequence ATGAATATTATAAAAAACATACATCTGTTAGAAAAAAAAATAAAAGAATTAAAAAAAAAGAAAAAAGTAATTGGATTAGTACCGACGATGGGAAATTTACATAATGGTCATATAAAACTTATTTTGTTAGCAAAAAAATACGTAGATATTGTAATAGTAAGTATTTTTATTAATCCTATGCAATTTAATAATTTATTAGATTTTAAAAAATATCCTAAAACTTTTGAACAAGACTGTTATATTTTAAGAAAAGAAAAAGTAGAAATTCTTTTTTGTCCTGACATACATGAAATGTATCCTCATGGATTAAAAAATTATACATATGTTGATGTACCTAAATTATCTAATATTATAGAAGGTAGAGCTCGTCCTGGACATTTTATAGGAGTAACAACAATAATTTGTAAATTATTTAATTTAGTACAACCAAATTTTTCTTTCTTTGGAGAAAAAGATTATCAGCAATTATTAATTGTAAAAAAATTAGTTAAAGAATTAAATTATCCCATAAAGATTATTAGTTTACCTACAATAAGATTAGAAAATGGATTGGCTTTTAGCTCAAGAAACAAGCATCTAAATTCTTTAGAGCAAGAAAAGGCACCTTATCTATATAAAACTATAGAACACACATGCAATGTTATTATACAAAATAAAGGAAAAAAAATTCCAAAAACCATTAATATATCACGACAATACCTTATAAAAAAAGGGTTTTACATTGATATATTTGATGTATATAATTCTAAAACACTTAATCCTATATCTAAAGAAAATAAAAGTATTATTATACTAGCATCAGTTTGGTTAGGAAATACTCGATTAATTGATAATAAAAAAATTATACTAAAAAATTAA
- the panB gene encoding 3-methyl-2-oxobutanoate hydroxymethyltransferase, giving the protein MESISISKIQNWKKNKKKFAAITVYDFSFSRLFSNEGIPIMLVGDSLGMTIQGHESTLSVQVQDIEYHTKAVRKGAPNAFLLSDLPFMSYCGVQQTLKNTAKIIQSGANMIKIEGGKWLVKTIKELSERSILVCGHIGLTPQSIDYLSGYKVQGKEKNDAQRIIDEAFLLEEAGIKMLVVECIPAILAKKITENLSIPVIGIGSGNYTDGQILVMQDLLGITDGKKLKFVKNFLSHNGSIQNAIKKYISEVKNGSFPNEKYSF; this is encoded by the coding sequence ATGGAATCTATTAGTATCTCAAAAATACAAAACTGGAAAAAAAATAAAAAAAAATTTGCTGCTATTACAGTTTATGATTTTAGTTTTTCTAGACTTTTTTCAAATGAAGGAATTCCTATAATGCTTGTAGGCGATTCTCTGGGTATGACTATTCAAGGTCATGAATCCACACTATCTGTACAAGTTCAAGATATTGAATATCATACAAAAGCAGTTAGAAAAGGTGCACCAAATGCCTTTTTATTGTCTGATTTACCATTTATGTCTTATTGTGGAGTGCAACAAACTTTAAAAAATACAGCTAAAATTATACAGTCTGGTGCTAATATGATAAAAATAGAAGGGGGGAAATGGTTAGTTAAAACTATCAAAGAACTATCAGAAAGATCAATATTAGTTTGTGGACATATAGGATTAACTCCGCAATCTATAGATTATTTAAGTGGTTATAAAGTACAAGGAAAAGAAAAAAATGACGCACAACGAATAATAGACGAAGCGTTTCTGCTAGAAGAAGCGGGAATTAAAATGTTAGTTGTAGAATGTATTCCTGCAATTTTAGCTAAAAAAATAACTGAAAACTTATCTATTCCAGTAATTGGAATAGGATCAGGTAATTATACTGATGGACAAATACTTGTTATGCAAGATTTATTAGGAATAACTGACGGGAAAAAACTAAAATTTGTAAAAAATTTCCTTTCTCATAATGGAAGCATTCAAAATGCTATTAAAAAATATATTAGTGAAGTTAAAAATGGTAGTTTTCCTAACGAAAAATATAGTTTTTAA
- the dksA gene encoding RNA polymerase-binding protein DksA: protein MEKEKNKKKSSLNVLSIAGLKPYQKRIDEEYMNEKQMLHFKKILETWKNQLKIEINHTLLYIQDKSTNFPDPIDRAAQEEEFSLELRNRDRSRKLIKKIQETLKKIKEKDFGYCDSCGVEIGIRRLEARPTANLCIDCKTLAEIREKQMAG, encoded by the coding sequence ATGGAAAAAGAAAAAAACAAAAAAAAATCATCTCTAAACGTTCTTTCTATTGCTGGTTTAAAACCTTATCAAAAAAGAATAGATGAAGAATATATGAATGAAAAACAAATGTTACATTTTAAAAAAATTCTTGAAACATGGAAAAATCAATTAAAAATTGAAATTAATCACACGTTACTTTACATACAAGACAAATCAACTAATTTTCCAGATCCTATTGATCGAGCAGCTCAAGAAGAAGAATTCAGTTTAGAATTACGAAATCGAGATAGAAGTCGTAAATTAATAAAAAAAATACAAGAAACTTTAAAGAAAATAAAAGAAAAAGATTTTGGTTACTGTGATTCTTGTGGTGTTGAAATTGGAATTCGTCGTTTAGAAGCCAGACCAACTGCAAATCTTTGTATTGATTGTAAAACATTGGCAGAAATTCGAGAAAAACAAATGGCTGGCTAA
- the truA gene encoding tRNA pseudouridine(38-40) synthase TruA, protein MKEKKTKKFALGIEYNGSYYHGWQRQKGLSTVQEEIENALSKIANHKVNVVCSGRTDSGVHSIGQVIHFTSSSIRSDFSWTVGVNTYLSKNVSVKWIKEVPENFSARYSAISRSYRYIIYNNRCRSAIFRNTSNHIYRELNVDKMFFEAQSLLGEHDFSSFRALGCQSSSPRRKIIKLNIWRLNHWVVIDITANSFLYHMVRNIVGSLITINNCTEKNYIKKLLNKKDRNYAGPTAPAQGLYLFFVEYPMFFNLPVLKNDFIV, encoded by the coding sequence ATGAAAGAAAAAAAAACTAAAAAATTTGCTTTGGGAATAGAATATAATGGAAGTTATTATCATGGCTGGCAACGTCAAAAAGGACTTTCTACTGTTCAAGAAGAAATAGAGAATGCTTTATCTAAAATTGCAAATCATAAAGTGAACGTTGTATGTTCAGGACGTACTGATTCTGGTGTTCATAGTATAGGACAAGTAATACACTTTACAAGTTCTTCTATTAGAAGTGACTTTTCTTGGACAGTTGGAGTAAATACTTATTTATCTAAAAATGTTTCTGTAAAATGGATCAAAGAAGTTCCAGAAAATTTTAGTGCTCGTTATAGTGCTATTTCTCGTTCTTATCGTTATATCATATATAATAATAGATGTCGTTCTGCTATTTTTCGTAATACATCAAATCATATTTATAGAGAATTAAATGTTGATAAGATGTTTTTTGAAGCACAATCCTTGTTAGGAGAGCATGACTTTTCATCTTTTCGCGCTTTAGGTTGTCAATCAAGTTCTCCTAGAAGAAAAATAATCAAGTTAAATATTTGGCGTTTAAACCATTGGGTTGTTATTGATATTACTGCTAATTCTTTCTTGTATCATATGGTTCGAAACATCGTTGGTTCATTGATTACAATTAATAATTGTACAGAAAAAAATTATATCAAAAAATTATTAAATAAAAAAGATAGAAACTATGCAGGTCCTACTGCTCCAGCTCAAGGTTTATATTTATTTTTTGTAGAATATCCTATGTTTTTTAATTTACCTGTATTAAAAAATGATTTTATTGTTTAA